The following proteins come from a genomic window of Edaphobacter sp. 4G125:
- a CDS encoding glycoside hydrolase family 16 protein — MKVQRLARWIGFAVLPSVLCVAMEAKAPAKNAHTGWKLVWNDEFNGPDGSPPDLAKWTYDTGGRGWGNKELESYTSRLENVQQRGGNLIITARKESYTGLDGIERPYTSARIKTQGVFAQTYGRFEARMQLPLGKGIWPAFWMLGEDVKTASWPACGEIDMMENIGEPDVIYSTLHGPGYSGAKGISQRFLLPAGEAVNTGFHVYAVEWTPNDIKFFFDDKLVVERTPKDLPAGTKWVYDHPFFLILNVAVGGAWPGNPDETTTFPQKMLVDYVRVYSR, encoded by the coding sequence ATGAAGGTCCAGCGATTAGCAAGGTGGATTGGCTTTGCGGTTCTGCCGAGCGTTCTTTGTGTTGCTATGGAAGCCAAGGCTCCTGCGAAGAACGCGCACACCGGATGGAAGCTGGTGTGGAACGATGAGTTCAATGGACCCGATGGCAGCCCTCCTGATCTGGCGAAGTGGACCTACGATACTGGCGGACGCGGATGGGGAAACAAAGAGCTGGAGAGCTATACCTCGCGTCTCGAGAACGTACAGCAGCGTGGCGGAAACCTTATAATCACGGCCCGAAAGGAAAGTTACACAGGGCTGGATGGGATTGAACGGCCCTATACTTCGGCGCGGATTAAGACGCAAGGCGTTTTCGCGCAGACTTATGGACGGTTTGAGGCGAGGATGCAGCTTCCGCTGGGGAAAGGCATCTGGCCTGCGTTCTGGATGCTCGGCGAGGACGTTAAGACAGCATCGTGGCCGGCTTGTGGCGAGATCGACATGATGGAAAATATCGGCGAACCGGATGTGATCTACAGCACGCTGCATGGGCCGGGATACAGCGGAGCGAAAGGGATCTCGCAGAGGTTTTTGTTGCCTGCAGGAGAGGCTGTCAACACCGGCTTTCATGTCTATGCGGTGGAGTGGACGCCGAATGACATCAAGTTTTTCTTCGATGACAAGTTGGTTGTGGAGCGCACGCCGAAGGACCTCCCTGCCGGGACGAAATGGGTCTACGACCATCCTTTCTTTCTCATCCTGAATGTTGCGGTTGGAGGAGCGTGGCCGGGGAATCCGGATGAGACGACGACGTTTCCACAAAAGATGCTGGTGGATTACGTGCGGGTGTATTCACGATAG
- a CDS encoding GNAT family N-acetyltransferase, whose amino-acid sequence MSLIQIAENSEQIARCFSVMHQLRPKLREEEFVARIQQQQREGYRLAFLESQGKIVSVAGFRVMHVLWSGKTLYVDDLITDEAMRSRGFGEQMIAWLVARAREEGCETFSLDSGTHRQQAHAFYFRQGLRITDFHFQTQL is encoded by the coding sequence ATGAGTTTGATACAGATAGCAGAAAACAGCGAGCAGATTGCTCGCTGTTTTTCGGTCATGCATCAGCTTCGTCCGAAGCTCCGGGAAGAAGAGTTCGTAGCGCGCATTCAGCAACAGCAGCGCGAGGGTTATCGTCTGGCCTTCCTTGAGTCTCAAGGGAAGATCGTGTCGGTTGCCGGATTTCGGGTGATGCATGTGCTTTGGAGCGGCAAGACGCTCTATGTGGACGATCTGATTACGGATGAGGCAATGCGCTCGCGTGGCTTTGGTGAACAGATGATCGCATGGCTGGTAGCTCGTGCCCGCGAAGAGGGATGCGAGACCTTCTCGCTGGATTCAGGGACACACCGGCAACAAGCACATGCCTTCTACTTCCGCCAGGGATTGCGGATTACCGATTTTCACTTCCAAACACAGCTTTAA
- a CDS encoding bifunctional helix-turn-helix transcriptional regulator/GNAT family N-acetyltransferase, translating into MNRPSISESDIASVRRFSRFYTRLLGTLNEDLLQSKLSLAEARVLYEIANRNQPTASEIAAELCLDLGYLSRILRSFSSAKWIRRHSSKSDRRQNLLSLTAAGQTKFETLNQRSKQQVQALLQPLSAEQCDQLTRSMATIQSLLEPRSDSSSITAQPVILRQHRPGDMGWVVERHGLRYSQEYGWDARFEALVARITADFIDQLDPEREHCWIAERNGERLGCVFLVKDKDSDPATTARLRLLLVEPSARGLGLGRTLVQQCTAFAHSAGYKRIVLWTNSVLTSARRIYEGEGYRLLQEKPHQSFGKNLISQDWELLL; encoded by the coding sequence ATGAATCGCCCTTCTATTTCCGAATCCGACATTGCATCCGTCCGGCGCTTCAGTCGCTTCTATACGCGGCTTCTTGGCACTCTCAACGAAGACCTGCTCCAGAGCAAACTCTCTCTTGCTGAGGCGCGCGTGCTTTATGAGATTGCCAACCGGAATCAGCCGACAGCCTCAGAGATCGCAGCCGAGCTCTGCCTCGATCTCGGCTATCTCAGCCGAATCCTCCGGTCCTTCTCCTCCGCCAAATGGATTCGCCGCCACTCTTCAAAGTCCGATCGCCGTCAAAATCTGCTCTCGCTCACTGCGGCAGGACAGACAAAGTTCGAAACCTTGAATCAACGCTCGAAACAACAGGTCCAGGCATTGCTTCAACCTCTTTCCGCCGAACAATGTGACCAGCTCACCCGCTCTATGGCCACAATTCAGTCCTTGCTGGAACCACGTTCAGACTCATCTTCCATCACCGCTCAACCGGTTATCCTCCGTCAGCATCGCCCCGGCGACATGGGCTGGGTCGTCGAGCGACACGGCCTGCGCTACTCCCAGGAATATGGCTGGGACGCGCGCTTCGAAGCCCTCGTAGCGCGCATCACCGCAGACTTTATCGATCAACTCGATCCGGAACGTGAACACTGCTGGATCGCCGAACGCAACGGCGAAAGGCTCGGATGCGTCTTCCTCGTCAAAGATAAGGACTCAGATCCCGCCACCACAGCGCGCCTGCGTCTCCTGCTCGTTGAGCCTTCCGCTCGTGGCCTGGGACTCGGTCGCACCCTCGTGCAGCAGTGCACTGCTTTCGCTCATAGCGCGGGTTATAAACGTATCGTCCTGTGGACCAACTCCGTCCTCACCTCCGCACGACGCATCTACGAGGGAGAAGGCTATCGTCTACTCCAGGAAAAGCCTCATCAGAGCTTTGGCAAGAACCTCATCTCCCAGGATTGGGAACTTCTTCTCTAA
- a CDS encoding VWA domain-containing protein: MNLYRTISLLCVVVLLVQAQDIDSQTTQNPAAYNLKVSVDEVELTFHATDPQGLSVNDLRLDELHILDNGRPPRRTVLFETLRDLPIRAGILIDTSSSMEQNLPSDQAIAVAYVRRILQMKTDQAFVMDFGRRFQMRQTWSNNPDVLTSAIHQTRIFPSTTAILDTVYAVCRYQFGKLDHAASGNFILLFSDGEDDASFLSLEAAVNMCQQTNTAIYAFHAESNSGSTGTATLAQLASQTGGRVFRDSISASEIDDDLHLIEANLRNQYRLIYNPTELKRDGTFHRIVVVPPERIARINVRSGYYAPSR, translated from the coding sequence ATGAACCTCTATCGAACCATCTCGCTTCTGTGCGTTGTTGTACTTCTTGTGCAGGCTCAGGATATCGATTCCCAGACTACCCAAAATCCTGCGGCCTACAATCTCAAGGTTTCCGTAGATGAGGTTGAGCTCACTTTCCACGCCACCGATCCGCAAGGCCTCTCCGTTAATGATCTTCGCCTCGATGAACTTCACATCCTCGACAACGGCCGTCCACCTCGGCGCACTGTTCTCTTCGAAACTCTTCGCGACCTTCCTATCCGTGCTGGCATCCTCATCGACACCAGCTCCTCCATGGAGCAGAACCTTCCGTCCGACCAAGCTATCGCTGTCGCTTATGTCCGGCGCATTCTTCAGATGAAGACCGATCAGGCATTTGTTATGGATTTCGGTCGCCGGTTTCAAATGCGCCAAACATGGTCCAACAATCCTGATGTCCTAACCTCGGCGATCCATCAGACTCGTATCTTTCCCTCGACGACTGCAATCCTCGATACCGTCTACGCCGTGTGTCGCTACCAGTTTGGCAAGCTCGATCATGCCGCCAGCGGTAACTTCATCCTGCTTTTCTCTGACGGAGAAGACGACGCTTCCTTTCTCTCCCTAGAGGCAGCAGTCAATATGTGCCAGCAGACGAACACCGCCATCTATGCCTTCCATGCTGAATCAAACTCCGGCTCGACAGGAACTGCCACCCTTGCCCAACTCGCCTCTCAAACAGGAGGCCGTGTCTTCCGCGACAGCATCTCGGCTTCCGAAATCGACGACGACCTCCATCTGATCGAGGCAAATCTTCGTAACCAATATCGATTGATCTATAACCCTACTGAACTCAAACGTGATGGAACGTTCCACCGTATCGTCGTTGTGCCTCCAGAACGCATAGCCCGTATCAATGTTCGCTCTGGGTACTATGCGCCATCTCGCTGA
- a CDS encoding DUF2393 family protein gives MSDQNPRPDETKTSKPQKDLSVDPLTAPSPEMFAPPPARSGGMPLSAWLIAGAVVLAIVAGLLLAGHRKIPAITGIRPLDSYAANLPLTQLQMSESTSLSGGKSTFVDGHIRNSGAATVTGVTVQVLFRNEEQMPPQIETLPLALIRTHEPYVDTQPVSAAPLKPGDEQEFRLIFESIPANWNMQMPEIRVIGVEKK, from the coding sequence ATGAGCGACCAGAATCCGAGACCAGACGAGACAAAAACCTCGAAGCCGCAGAAAGACCTTTCCGTTGACCCGCTGACGGCTCCGTCCCCGGAGATGTTTGCCCCTCCGCCAGCCCGTTCGGGTGGGATGCCGCTGTCGGCGTGGCTGATTGCCGGAGCGGTGGTGCTGGCGATTGTGGCCGGACTGCTGTTGGCAGGGCATCGCAAAATCCCTGCAATCACCGGCATCCGCCCGCTCGACTCGTATGCAGCCAATCTTCCGCTTACGCAGTTGCAGATGAGCGAATCGACGAGCCTCTCGGGAGGGAAGTCGACGTTTGTCGATGGCCATATCCGGAATTCGGGTGCGGCGACGGTGACGGGAGTGACGGTGCAGGTGCTGTTTCGCAACGAGGAGCAGATGCCTCCGCAGATTGAGACACTTCCGCTGGCCTTGATCCGGACACATGAGCCTTATGTGGATACCCAACCGGTCAGTGCGGCTCCGTTGAAGCCGGGAGATGAGCAGGAGTTTCGCTTAATTTTTGAGTCGATTCCGGCGAACTGGAACATGCAGATGCCGGAGATCCGGGTGATCGGGGTGGAAAAGAAGTAA
- a CDS encoding OmpA family protein — protein sequence MMKTGTRFGLSVVVLGTAMGMSALAQSATQSTPDQNQNAPQAPSKMSVDDSSTYATGKPLAPESKEGFWGHLNPLARKKWVHRQVDPIKDRTNELDQLQAKNANDIRDVDSRATAGINKAQSAADLADQHATDASNRANAAQTTATNASNRATSLNTTVSNLDQYQEVSATSVKFVSGRTTLGPKAKADLDDVAAKLANEKGYIIEVQGYSRSGVQTSQAMADSVVRYLVTEHQVPVYRIYRTGMGRNTAKSVDGEKAVTNGVRVTLLHNSLATMDSNSASNRLPSSPQQSSHTGVSAPPETNQ from the coding sequence ATGATGAAAACCGGAACTCGATTTGGTCTCTCAGTTGTAGTACTCGGCACGGCGATGGGTATGAGCGCACTGGCTCAATCGGCGACGCAGTCCACCCCGGATCAGAATCAGAACGCACCACAGGCTCCAAGCAAGATGAGCGTCGATGACAGCTCAACGTATGCCACCGGTAAGCCGCTAGCGCCAGAGTCTAAGGAAGGGTTCTGGGGACACCTGAATCCGCTGGCCCGCAAGAAGTGGGTTCACAGGCAGGTGGATCCGATCAAGGACCGGACCAACGAACTGGATCAGCTGCAGGCAAAGAATGCCAATGATATTCGCGACGTAGATTCGCGCGCTACGGCCGGAATCAACAAGGCGCAGAGCGCAGCCGATCTTGCCGATCAGCACGCGACGGACGCTTCGAACCGCGCTAATGCAGCCCAGACAACAGCTACCAACGCAAGCAACCGTGCAACTTCGTTGAACACCACGGTCAGCAATCTGGATCAGTACCAGGAGGTTTCCGCGACCTCGGTGAAATTTGTCTCCGGCCGCACGACACTGGGTCCGAAGGCAAAGGCTGATCTCGATGACGTAGCGGCCAAGCTAGCGAACGAGAAGGGTTACATCATTGAGGTACAGGGATATAGCCGGTCTGGCGTGCAGACGTCGCAGGCAATGGCTGATTCCGTGGTTCGTTATCTCGTAACCGAGCACCAGGTTCCCGTCTACCGGATTTACCGGACTGGAATGGGAAGAAATACGGCTAAGTCAGTCGATGGCGAAAAGGCTGTCACTAACGGTGTCCGCGTGACGTTGCTGCACAACAGCCTGGCAACGATGGACTCCAATTCTGCATCCAACAGATTACCGTCTTCGCCCCAGCAGTCTTCACACACGGGCGTAAGTGCGCCACCCGAGACAAATCAGTAA
- a CDS encoding YfiT family bacillithiol transferase — MSVTATDPRYPIGKFEQPETITPEERLNAIATLAELPENLRNAVEGLSSGQLNTPYREGGWTVRQLVHHVADSHMNAFIRVRLALTEDWPTIKPYDQAAWAKLHDSVAPIEWSLELIESLHARWVMLLQSFTEEQWKRGYRHPESGETMLDVATLLYAWHSRHHVAHITHLRTKEGW; from the coding sequence ATGAGTGTTACGGCAACAGATCCGCGTTATCCCATTGGAAAATTTGAGCAGCCCGAAACCATCACTCCCGAGGAACGTTTGAATGCAATTGCAACGCTGGCCGAGCTACCGGAGAATTTACGCAATGCAGTGGAAGGGTTGAGTTCAGGGCAGTTGAACACTCCGTATCGCGAGGGAGGTTGGACGGTACGGCAGTTAGTCCACCATGTTGCGGACAGCCACATGAATGCTTTTATCCGCGTTCGGCTGGCGTTGACGGAAGATTGGCCGACGATCAAGCCGTATGATCAGGCAGCATGGGCGAAGTTGCATGATTCCGTGGCCCCGATCGAGTGGTCGCTCGAACTGATTGAGAGCCTTCACGCCCGTTGGGTCATGCTGCTGCAGTCTTTTACGGAGGAGCAGTGGAAGCGTGGGTATCGACATCCGGAGAGTGGAGAGACGATGCTGGATGTGGCTACGTTGCTGTACGCGTGGCATTCGCGCCATCACGTTGCCCACATTACTCATCTGCGCACGAAAGAAGGCTGGTAG
- a CDS encoding ATP-binding protein, which yields MAEVCAICEGAGLRVVERDGQRFAQECVCRIQQRAQLRLRRAGIPRRYEHCTLESYETNFPSSHRSLGPALLRAKKFVESYPLETDGTGLLLTGSIGVGKTHLAVGILQALIDKGATGLFFDYRDLLKQVQNSYNPQVRETELEILRPVFDAEVLVLDELGAAKPTDWVWDTVAHILNTRYNDRRTTIITTNYPNLGPLVVGGDGAARLREETLGDRIGERMRSRLQEMCVVVEMQGQDFRQKVKRASFA from the coding sequence ATGGCTGAGGTTTGTGCAATCTGCGAAGGTGCGGGGCTGCGCGTGGTGGAGCGCGATGGGCAAAGGTTTGCCCAGGAGTGTGTCTGCCGGATTCAGCAGCGCGCACAGCTTCGGTTGAGGCGGGCGGGGATTCCTCGCAGATATGAGCACTGCACGCTGGAGAGCTATGAGACGAACTTTCCTTCGTCGCATCGTTCGCTTGGGCCGGCTCTGCTGCGGGCGAAGAAGTTTGTCGAGAGCTATCCGCTGGAGACGGACGGCACCGGGCTGTTGCTGACAGGTTCGATTGGTGTAGGGAAGACGCACCTGGCGGTGGGGATTTTACAGGCTCTGATCGATAAAGGTGCGACGGGATTGTTTTTCGATTACCGCGATCTGCTGAAACAGGTGCAGAACAGCTACAACCCGCAAGTCAGGGAGACAGAGCTGGAGATTCTGCGGCCGGTGTTTGATGCCGAGGTGCTAGTGCTGGACGAACTGGGTGCGGCCAAGCCTACGGATTGGGTGTGGGACACGGTCGCGCACATCCTGAATACGAGATACAACGATCGACGGACGACGATTATTACGACGAACTATCCCAACCTGGGACCGCTGGTTGTAGGCGGAGATGGAGCGGCGCGCCTGCGCGAAGAGACGCTGGGGGACCGGATCGGCGAGCGGATGCGGTCGCGTTTGCAGGAGATGTGTGTCGTGGTGGAGATGCAGGGGCAGGACTTCCGGCAGAAGGTGAAACGGGCGAGCTTCGCGTAG
- the rpmE gene encoding 50S ribosomal protein L31: MPKEGIHPKYETITVKCACGTHFETRSTHKGDIVLEICSACHPFFTGKQKLVDTAGRVERFRRKFAQSDAGKAAAK; the protein is encoded by the coding sequence ATGCCGAAAGAAGGAATCCACCCGAAGTACGAGACCATCACCGTGAAGTGCGCCTGCGGCACTCATTTTGAGACGCGCTCCACACACAAGGGCGACATCGTCCTCGAAATCTGCTCCGCCTGCCACCCGTTCTTCACCGGCAAGCAGAAGCTGGTCGACACCGCCGGACGCGTCGAGCGCTTCCGTCGCAAATTCGCCCAGTCCGACGCAGGCAAAGCGGCAGCCAAGTAA
- a CDS encoding tRNA dihydrouridine synthase encodes MKKRYTLEQKKWDSPVEHAMPAHARVPASFTVGSVTIAPATVLAPMAGVTDTVFRRFIKNASQFTSSSQNCHPERRDEEVKSKDPRFASDTTGVEAETTNQQSGCGLIMTEFTSADGLSRMRETKRKRYLTYYDDEHPISAQLFGSNPETLADSARIVQDAGFDIVDLNLGCPAKRVVACNGGSGLLKDLPQIERIFKAIRAAVTIPFTVKFRMGWNDNHIVCVELAKMAEDCGLNACALHARTREDGYTGQARWEYIAAVKGAVKIPVIGNGDIRTPEDAAAMVEKTGCDAVMIGRTAPANPWIFRQIAQYTASKEASGIGTYDHPTNEDRYRMIRTYFQMLVDEIALEEAAEAARAEAIIASGQIAREKRNRDAVGKMKQFAAWFTHGVPGGGALRKQIFESKNGNAVIAAVEQFFETHQNLPDEADTAPVQDDDTTLLTEAAYCD; translated from the coding sequence ATGAAGAAGCGCTACACACTCGAGCAGAAGAAGTGGGACTCGCCCGTCGAACACGCGATGCCTGCCCATGCTCGTGTGCCCGCCAGCTTCACCGTCGGAAGCGTCACCATAGCACCGGCCACAGTGCTGGCTCCTATGGCCGGAGTCACCGACACCGTCTTCCGCCGCTTCATCAAGAACGCCAGCCAATTCACGTCATCATCACAAAATTGTCATCCTGAGCGGCGCGACGAAGAAGTGAAGTCGAAGGACCCGCGGTTCGCTTCCGACACCACAGGAGTCGAAGCAGAAACCACCAACCAGCAATCCGGTTGCGGACTCATCATGACCGAGTTCACTTCAGCCGATGGCCTTTCTCGCATGCGCGAGACCAAGCGCAAGCGCTATCTCACCTACTACGACGACGAGCACCCCATCTCTGCGCAACTCTTTGGCTCGAATCCTGAGACTCTCGCGGACTCGGCTCGCATCGTCCAGGACGCTGGCTTCGACATCGTCGACCTCAACCTCGGCTGCCCCGCCAAGCGAGTGGTTGCCTGCAACGGCGGCTCCGGTCTTCTGAAAGACCTGCCGCAGATCGAACGCATCTTCAAGGCAATACGCGCCGCTGTTACGATTCCCTTCACCGTCAAGTTCCGCATGGGCTGGAACGACAACCACATCGTCTGCGTCGAGCTGGCGAAGATGGCAGAGGACTGCGGCCTGAACGCCTGCGCTCTCCACGCCCGCACCCGCGAGGACGGCTACACCGGCCAGGCCCGCTGGGAGTACATCGCCGCCGTCAAAGGCGCGGTCAAAATCCCCGTCATCGGCAACGGCGACATTCGCACTCCTGAAGACGCCGCAGCCATGGTTGAAAAGACAGGATGCGACGCCGTGATGATCGGCCGCACTGCGCCTGCTAATCCGTGGATCTTCCGCCAGATTGCACAGTACACCGCATCTAAGGAAGCATCGGGCATCGGCACCTACGATCATCCCACCAACGAAGATCGCTACCGCATGATCCGCACCTACTTCCAGATGTTGGTCGATGAGATCGCTCTCGAAGAGGCTGCTGAGGCCGCGCGTGCGGAAGCCATCATTGCCTCTGGTCAAATCGCTCGTGAAAAACGCAACCGTGACGCTGTCGGCAAGATGAAGCAGTTCGCCGCCTGGTTCACTCACGGAGTCCCCGGCGGAGGAGCTCTCCGCAAGCAGATCTTCGAGTCCAAAAACGGAAACGCAGTCATCGCCGCCGTCGAGCAGTTCTTCGAAACCCACCAGAACTTACCCGACGAAGCAGACACAGCACCCGTTCAGGACGACGACACAACGCTGCTAACCGAGGCCGCCTACTGCGACTGA
- a CDS encoding glycoside hydrolase domain-containing protein, giving the protein MNSEKRRPVRHNLSILTLGLATLALAFSQQILAQNPRPSLGFDRNHYPGDAALPALKQHFSFTGYWLNNPPGETTNDWQGKREILHKNKFGFLVLFNGRLDAEIIRANRRKISPAKLGKQDAAAAILAARREHFPDGSIIFLDQEEGGRLLPEQAAYLLSWTEAIAASTYKPGIYLSGQPVEDDPGKTITTAQDVREQIAAKHLHSVALFVYQDACPPSNGCTLNPPPIAAAGTPNIDVWQYAQSPRRPKITHACAKTYAANNDCVIAGVVDLDLSVAISDDPSHGR; this is encoded by the coding sequence ATGAACTCTGAGAAAAGAAGACCGGTACGCCATAATCTTTCGATCCTTACACTCGGCCTGGCCACGCTCGCCCTCGCCTTCTCTCAACAGATCCTGGCCCAGAATCCGCGACCTTCGCTGGGTTTCGACCGCAATCACTACCCCGGCGATGCTGCACTGCCTGCATTGAAGCAGCATTTTTCCTTCACTGGCTACTGGCTGAATAATCCTCCTGGCGAAACAACAAATGATTGGCAGGGCAAGCGCGAGATCTTGCACAAAAATAAATTTGGCTTTCTAGTTCTCTTCAATGGCCGACTCGACGCCGAGATCATACGGGCAAACCGCCGCAAAATCTCTCCTGCCAAGCTCGGCAAACAGGATGCAGCAGCAGCCATCCTCGCAGCCCGACGCGAGCACTTTCCCGACGGAAGCATTATCTTTCTCGACCAGGAAGAGGGTGGCCGACTACTTCCTGAACAGGCAGCATATCTCTTAAGCTGGACTGAGGCTATCGCGGCATCGACGTACAAACCCGGCATCTACCTCAGCGGCCAGCCTGTCGAGGATGATCCCGGCAAAACCATCACTACAGCGCAGGACGTCCGCGAGCAGATCGCAGCAAAACACCTGCACTCGGTCGCGCTCTTCGTCTACCAGGATGCCTGCCCGCCCTCGAACGGCTGCACTCTCAATCCGCCACCCATCGCCGCTGCCGGAACTCCCAACATCGATGTATGGCAGTATGCACAGTCTCCACGCCGGCCGAAGATCACCCACGCCTGCGCCAAGACCTACGCCGCAAATAATGATTGTGTCATCGCCGGAGTCGTCGATCTCGATCTCAGCGTCGCCATCTCTGATGATCCCTCGCACGGCCGATAA
- the kdsA gene encoding 3-deoxy-8-phosphooctulonate synthase has translation MNHPFEIGNISVGRGKLFLIAGPCVIESEQHARMMADSIQRITSDLGIPYIFKASYDKANRTSIHSFRGPGVEEGTRILRTISETTGLPVLTDVHTAEDCPRVAEAVDLLQIPAFLCRQTDLLIAAATAAKQHNRAINIKKGQFVAPADMRHAVEKVRDSGCDRVSLTERGASFGYNNLVVDMRSLPIMRAFAPVVFDGTHSVQTPSAANGVSGGQPEFIPVLVRAAVAAGVDGVFLEVHNDPPHAKSDGANALHLNHLRGMLEQIIAIHNAVA, from the coding sequence GTGAATCATCCCTTCGAAATCGGCAACATCTCCGTAGGCCGCGGCAAGCTCTTTCTCATCGCCGGCCCCTGCGTCATCGAATCCGAACAACACGCCCGCATGATGGCTGACTCTATTCAGCGCATCACCTCTGATCTCGGCATCCCTTATATCTTCAAGGCCAGCTACGATAAGGCGAACCGCACCTCGATCCACAGCTTCCGTGGCCCCGGTGTCGAGGAAGGTACCCGCATCCTGCGTACTATCTCCGAAACTACCGGCCTGCCTGTCCTCACCGACGTCCACACCGCCGAAGATTGCCCACGTGTAGCCGAAGCCGTCGATCTCCTCCAGATCCCTGCCTTCCTCTGCCGCCAGACCGACTTGCTGATCGCTGCGGCCACTGCGGCAAAGCAGCATAACCGGGCTATCAACATCAAAAAAGGCCAGTTCGTCGCTCCTGCCGATATGCGCCACGCCGTCGAAAAAGTGCGTGACAGCGGCTGCGACCGGGTCTCACTTACGGAACGTGGAGCCAGCTTTGGCTATAACAACCTCGTCGTCGACATGCGGTCACTCCCCATCATGCGGGCCTTTGCCCCCGTCGTCTTCGACGGAACTCATTCTGTACAAACGCCTTCCGCCGCCAACGGAGTCTCAGGTGGCCAGCCAGAATTTATCCCCGTCCTCGTTCGTGCCGCAGTCGCCGCAGGAGTAGATGGTGTCTTCCTCGAGGTTCACAACGACCCTCCACACGCTAAATCCGACGGTGCCAATGCCTTGCACCTGAACCATCTTCGGGGCATGCTTGAACAAATCATTGCAATCCATAACGCGGTGGCCTAG
- a CDS encoding copper resistance protein NlpE N-terminal domain-containing protein, which translates to MRLFYAIVFAALICGAFAEAKTVTMGEADNHTSVALNQGDTLVVELPSTLPGQYRWVSHLAKGGALSPQGDSLIPARGENGNKGEGRQQFRYNAALVGETTLHLAFEIEKKQAGVVSVTSRFLVQVRVSSGAPAPGDAVLIGRYKGTLPCADCSGLDTELRLYAKSKFDMTDAFYVETSTYRATRNGDVSYSDRGLWTVLKGSAVDPNATVYQLNPDKPSEAQAYLLKQNGAALESLDRGLKPINTKMNLTLRRVQ; encoded by the coding sequence GTGCGCTTATTCTATGCAATCGTGTTTGCCGCTCTTATATGTGGAGCATTTGCCGAAGCCAAGACGGTAACGATGGGAGAGGCAGATAACCATACTTCGGTTGCGCTGAATCAAGGGGACACGCTTGTGGTGGAATTACCCTCGACGCTTCCGGGGCAATACAGATGGGTTTCGCATCTTGCCAAAGGAGGGGCCTTGAGCCCGCAGGGAGATTCGCTGATTCCTGCTAGAGGTGAGAACGGGAATAAGGGTGAGGGGAGACAGCAGTTCCGCTATAACGCCGCACTGGTTGGAGAGACAACATTGCACCTTGCTTTTGAGATTGAGAAAAAGCAAGCAGGCGTTGTATCGGTAACCTCCCGTTTCTTGGTGCAGGTGCGGGTGTCCTCGGGTGCTCCCGCGCCAGGGGATGCAGTTCTGATCGGTCGCTATAAAGGAACGTTGCCGTGTGCGGATTGCAGCGGGCTCGACACAGAACTGCGGTTATATGCGAAGAGTAAGTTTGATATGACCGATGCGTTTTATGTGGAGACGAGCACCTATCGCGCCACTCGCAACGGAGATGTTTCCTACAGCGATCGCGGTTTGTGGACCGTGCTGAAGGGAAGCGCAGTGGACCCGAATGCCACGGTGTATCAGCTCAATCCAGATAAGCCTTCCGAAGCGCAGGCGTATCTTCTGAAGCAGAATGGGGCAGCGCTGGAATCGTTGGATCGTGGACTGAAGCCGATTAACACGAAGATGAACCTGACGCTCAGGAGAGTGCAATGA